The following nucleotide sequence is from Acyrthosiphon pisum isolate AL4f chromosome A2, pea_aphid_22Mar2018_4r6ur, whole genome shotgun sequence.
TTCGGGTCGTGTAAAATTGTGCGTAGTAAATGATCATTAACGTGAGTAACACGTGCACatacatacaacatacataCCCCctattacacaaatattaattattttgtttattttagtcaaaagttataataatgcttataagctagacaaaactgcaTGACTGAACGGGTTGgattttaatactgaaaaaaatatcttatttacTTGATTTGTCTATAAGTGATCGATCAAGGGTTTTTTTTCTAGTAGTAAAatctaaactaataaaaatgccCCGATCGATTACtagtaaaataaacaataaattccaGAATGccacattttatttgtataaaattgattaatattttaatgaatgctttattttgttttaaggaGAAGAAGATTACCTATCCAAAGCAAACTATGTGAAAATTGCCCCAAAAATAACTCCTATGTTAAAGATTCACCAaggtatgtacaataattaattagttagaaaaaatattgtaataattcaatttCTAAGTTTTAATAATGATCTATTAAAAAGATgtgatacccacatgtgttgtttccatcttacaagtgcgtaacatagtaaATTTTACACACAGCACAACATGAGTAGCACCGTTACcataaaaattagagtgaatttacctcttataaaatctaaaggtaagattattatctatgcaacctcataggctttttattataatttaatttcataactcgctttaaaattaaaatataataaaaagcccatgaggttgtctGTATAGATAATCttacatttagattttatttgaggtcattcactttaatttttaaattaacagagctacacgtgttctgctgagcgtacaatttgctatgttactcACTTTTAAGATAgcgacaacacatgcgggtatcacgtcctcttaacattatatttactaGATATAGCATATGATCTGTATTTTGCATTATACAATTGGTCtggattaatattaaaagtaaatattcatAAAGGTAATCCCCACCATTTTTATCAAGCTGCATATTATGGATAATCCagtgttattttgttgaaatttatttaGTCCTTGGAAAATAATGACCTAAACTGCTAAATAAAGATAATTTGTTGTAAGCCATTAAAAATAAGAGATgtgattttaataatgtaaaaaatcttaaaattgtaattcagacaaaaatgtattaattacattaattacagACAAATGCACTTAATAGTAGTTTAtactaatttacttatataggtacagatgTAACATTAGGatctgacaaataaaataaattgttctaattaatattctcaaatttttcatataatttataaatgcaattataaacaaccagtgaaaatttcatatatctacggtcatttgttttagagggGTTATACCAACAACCAAAATCGATCTtgttaaaaaacgattttgcgtaaaaattcccagttttccttaatttttgttttgtttttcccgttGCTTtcaaaaattactgggaattttgacttcccaatgcaccaattATATTCACATTCCTATCAacagaagttgaaaattgaagctactttcgactacttatcgtgtacaaagacatataaaaaaattttaaaaattaaaaattaaaaaaaatcacatcattgtaaaatcaaaaaattcatcgctttgctcagaatctaaaataaaaaattcatacgtgtagccaggatttttcttcaaccccccccccccttcccctggcttttacacttttacacattaaatacgttcTAGTACAGATAGATATCTGTAGagtgttaatacatattgtaaatttcaaaatattttaatacaatttaagactttttgagtgactatcatagaccattaaaataattttttgattttcttaaaatttcaggggtggggggctgcagccccctcagccaCCCCCTGGCAACGCCACTGCGTGAAACATatgaatcaaaatcaaaataataatattgataaaaacaaaagttatttcatttgtcaggtcttcctgttacgcCCTTTTTACCAATTaagccaataataatataattactaataaatattgtattaatagtttttacttttagttCCTGAAAAACATATATTTCCAAAACGAAGAAAACATCCATTAGAAGTTCCTGGCATACAGAGCAAATTTAGGagaacaaatataatttctagACAACCTGTTCAGATTcctaaatcaattattattgaagttccTAATCAAAGTTCATTTGAATCtcaagaaaaaaatcatattgagATTAATAAGATTATCAAATTACCTGAAGTTTCATCTAAAATTAATGATACAATTGTTCACAACACACCAGATGATAGACTAGAACctccaaaaaataaaagtatgagTACACCTCGTAGAAGAAGCACTCATGTAAGATGCTTAGAGTTTAGTACTCCACAGCCTAAGAATATGACTCAAAATCAAGCCCGTTCGGTACTTCTCTATGGTACACCaaaaagaattgaaaaatgtttggaaGAACCTTCGTCTAGCCCTTTACCAATATTGCAAGCCGATTGGGGTTCAGTTAATGGATTTGAATCAATTATTAAGAAAGAGAGTATTAAACACTGGGATACAGACATTAGAGAAATGGTGGGCGCTGGAATATTAACATCAGATGCGGATGGaagaaaaacaagaaaaaaaaaaatgccacgaaaaaaaattaagccagtCATTAATCAAGTTTTGCTTGAAGAACAAAAGATATCAAGTAACCCTTCAATCACAATAAACGAATTATATACCGATGTAtcaaatatttctgaaaacacAAGTGGCGGTTTAATTGAGCGAGATTCTAATAAGCCAACACCAATTGGCCAACAGCCAATAAAGGAGCAGACAGAACTTCCTATTTCTTCggaaacttttaataattttaaagaattacaTGATAAACAATCACCAATTAAATCTGATTCTTTGAATTCATTGAAAAATGTGAGTAAATTTCCTATATCATTAGAAACTTcagataaaataactaaattgaaTAATGAACAAGTACCAACTATATCTGGAACATCAATAAAAGTGAATAACaaaaatttgctaaaaaaacaagaagattttttgattttgttggAAACTCCAGATAAAACTACAGAATCGTATACTGAAGAACAGTTAGTTAAATCTGATActttaataaacaacaataatgaaacattattgaaaaaagaaaatgaatttataaattccttaaaaacttcaaataaaatatctgagtttaataataaacaacttcCCATAATATCTGATTCTTCAAAAAGTCAGAGTTTAACTCAAATTAACCTGGAACAGTCttatgctaatattaacaaacaaaacgataatcaaaatcaattaattgagTCTTCCTATTTAAAAACTGTGCCAAATAAAACAGATCACGAAAAAGATcctaatatttcaaaatcatttaataattataactattcatTAACAGTAAATAATTCAAAGGAAtcaactaaaaatgtaaaagaacaagatttattatatcaaactgatACAAACAACTCAAGTGAATTAAATAGTTCTACAAAAAGTATTAGTATTGAACCAATTAAACCTAATCTAGTTGATGAAATTTCATATAAATGTGATGATGCAGCTGTTGATATACCCAAGACtcctatttcaaaaataatatatgaatacaatctAAGTAAGCCATGTTCACAAGAACATTATGATAATTCATTGACAGAAACATCTTCAATCCAAGTATTCAGAGaaacatatttgaataaaacaccAATTTCACTATTTCCTTCTACTCCAGGGAATTCAAGGTCTGTTGATACTATTATTGTACCACCAGAACAGAATTATGTTGAAAGCTCAAACAATACCCAttgtaaaattatcaataagaCAAAGAAAGATAAAGTTGAATGTACGCCCTTTAAATCAAAGGAAAAACTTTTgagtaaatctaaaataaaaaatacatataaaaaaaaaagcgttgGAGCAAAACAAAAACAAGGGTACGAGTCTGTTAAAGTAGAGCTATTTGGAAGTGAAATTTCATCAAGTTCAAGTTCGCTTGAATTATTAAACACTAATGAACAGCTtaatacaatagttattaaaaaaaaacctcaagATGAAGAGAAAAATTCTGGTTTCAAACACATACCCAAAAGCAAATCAATTAAATCTACGTCTATTGTAAATGTTgatgatattgaaaataatatatcaaatgagTTGCATGCACCTAACATGCAACCTATCAAGACGCCATCCATTAAACCAACAATAGTAAAACCcgagaaaaataatgaaaacacatCAGAAACAATAAAGAAGAAAAGTGCAAAAAAGTTCATGGTTCATTTTGATGACCCAgtagaaaaatgttttagtttgtCCAAGAGTCCAACACCATGTAAATCCAACAACAAAAACGCTGGTCAAATACAAAAAGATACCACAAATGATGACAACTCGGAACAGTTGATTGGGTTaagtagatatttaaacaaaagatCGTCAACAATTTATGACTAtagcccaaaaaaaaaaacaatcaaaacaattaaacCACGTgttaaaatcactaaaataaataatggtgaTTCCAAAATTAattcttcaaaaaaatataatgtagatgGATCCAGTAAGAATATATCAACAAGTGATTTTAGTAATAAAAGAAACACTCTAGATACAAgcaatcaaataattaaattatctgaGAATTGTATAATAGACGTAAATAAAGGGTCTTATGCGATGGAAAATAATGCAGCTCATAATAAATCCATTGTACCATTGGGGTCTGTACAAACATGTACAGACCAAATCAGGTCTATGGATGACAATATATCTACACCAAAtcttaattctaataaaaaaattgacatcaGTCTTGACAGATCTGAATTGCCCGTTGTTAACTACAAGAGCAGTGTTAGTAATATTTC
It contains:
- the LOC100572770 gene encoding uncharacterized protein LOC100572770 isoform X2; protein product: MPGFSKEDKIKDGSVIIDTGELVDTFLNDQSLLEKIADTINKCFEAQKELESVLDPPTLEKALDSAQSDPQIKNILDEFLVFNVDNTEIGKKACTNDHLDSIKSRLRSAKKKEDASNKLKKNNFNMPKNIVFDNEECMKVDNNIVLIHEGNIRTSTFDNYDLLSNQIVLQSNDLYSFNSTKIEAGEEDYLSKANYVKIAPKITPMLKIHQVPEKHIFPKRRKHPLEVPGIQSKFRRTNIISRQPVQIPKSIIIEVPNQSSFESQEKNHIEINKIIKLPEVSSKINDTIVHNTPDDRLEPPKNKSMSTPRRRSTHVRCLEFSTPQPKNMTQNQARSVLLYGTPKRIEKCLEEPSSSPLPILQADWGSVNGFESIIKKESIKHWDTDIREMVGAGILTSDADGRKTRKKKMPRKKIKPVINQVLLEEQKISSNPSITINELYTDVSNISENTSGGLIERDSNKPTPIGQQPIKEQTELPISSETFNNFKELHDKQSPIKSDSLNSLKNVSKFPISLETSDKITKLNNEQVPTISGTSIKVNNKNLLKKQEDFLILLETPDKTTESYTEEQLVKSDTLINNNNETLLKKENEFINSLKTSNKISEFNNKQLPIISDSSKSQSLTQINLEQSYANINKQNDNQNQLIESSYLKTVPNKTDHEKDPNISKSFNNYNYSLTVNNSKESTKNVKEQDLLYQTDTNNSSELNSSTKSISIEPIKPNLVDEISYKCDDAAVDIPKTPISKIIYEYNLSKPCSQEHYDNSLTETSSIQVFRETYLNKTPISLFPSTPGNSRSVDTIIVPPEQNYVESSNNTHCKIINKTKKDKVECTPFKSKEKLLSKSKIKNTYKKKSVGAKQKQGYESVKVELFGSEISSSSSSLELLNTNEQLNTIVIKKKPQDEEKNSGFKHIPKSKSIKSTSIVNVDDIENNISNELHAPNMQPIKTPSIKPTIVKPEKNNENTSETIKKKSAKKFMVHFDDPVEKCFSLSKSPTPCKSNNKNAGQIQKDTTNDDNSEQLIGLSRYLNKRSSTIYDYSPKKKTIKTIKPRVKITKINNGDSKINSSKKYNVDGSSKNISTSDFSNKRNTLDTSNQIIKLSENCIIDVNKGSYAMENNAAHNKSIVPLGSVQTCTDQIRSMDDNISTPNLNSNKKIDISLDRSELPVVNYKSSVSNISCVTVRHDDTFDVRIKKICDTLDNIEYLKQSRVFDIISEDGLREEVYLNLSETFTFLDILSESNNVQLSDPITSQLITTNKTLDVIPKMESGELRNDEEITIPVTSTPKNCVEIKNDKDNRARRSPSFWEDSVHNYPIRHRDDRHRETNRWQNKTYHNYDRKYRPNKYRYHNERLQFDSRNHFQRSYHQNVKREFWEDSVRDKDKFKHKDEKRRNYRDYSKGNNWLEENERFSIPQRMSLNDLQKSHRSEDIVKKATKKPSDREINNKTPVKVSKVEHQRLLTNVDVDDFLSVVHGKKNKNII
- the LOC100572770 gene encoding uncharacterized protein LOC100572770 isoform X1, which gives rise to MSKINRTFNIKVNRFNLHDIFEVFGSMCSMIQERTPEAFESKTLIEKLQYLLDSDHTSTKEDKSVETKLDMVDKCVGNTVHTKDQGTHISINIEANKSISEELLEIPLITEINSNDVSKTKEIDTFNKETTITDEKNSGTFSSPCLSSMTQLINNNARTTYSKIDDKQSPIFQINKQMCSTPGKKDETKINIEPMLQCSPKNIHNLISVNQAEHQQIPEATPLDSMPGFSKEDKIKDGSVIIDTGELVDTFLNDQSLLEKIADTINKCFEAQKELESVLDPPTLEKALDSAQSDPQIKNILDEFLVFNVDNTEIGKKACTNDHLDSIKSRLRSAKKKEDASNKLKKNNFNMPKNIVFDNEECMKVDNNIVLIHEGNIRTSTFDNYDLLSNQIVLQSNDLYSFNSTKIEAGEEDYLSKANYVKIAPKITPMLKIHQVPEKHIFPKRRKHPLEVPGIQSKFRRTNIISRQPVQIPKSIIIEVPNQSSFESQEKNHIEINKIIKLPEVSSKINDTIVHNTPDDRLEPPKNKSMSTPRRRSTHVRCLEFSTPQPKNMTQNQARSVLLYGTPKRIEKCLEEPSSSPLPILQADWGSVNGFESIIKKESIKHWDTDIREMVGAGILTSDADGRKTRKKKMPRKKIKPVINQVLLEEQKISSNPSITINELYTDVSNISENTSGGLIERDSNKPTPIGQQPIKEQTELPISSETFNNFKELHDKQSPIKSDSLNSLKNVSKFPISLETSDKITKLNNEQVPTISGTSIKVNNKNLLKKQEDFLILLETPDKTTESYTEEQLVKSDTLINNNNETLLKKENEFINSLKTSNKISEFNNKQLPIISDSSKSQSLTQINLEQSYANINKQNDNQNQLIESSYLKTVPNKTDHEKDPNISKSFNNYNYSLTVNNSKESTKNVKEQDLLYQTDTNNSSELNSSTKSISIEPIKPNLVDEISYKCDDAAVDIPKTPISKIIYEYNLSKPCSQEHYDNSLTETSSIQVFRETYLNKTPISLFPSTPGNSRSVDTIIVPPEQNYVESSNNTHCKIINKTKKDKVECTPFKSKEKLLSKSKIKNTYKKKSVGAKQKQGYESVKVELFGSEISSSSSSLELLNTNEQLNTIVIKKKPQDEEKNSGFKHIPKSKSIKSTSIVNVDDIENNISNELHAPNMQPIKTPSIKPTIVKPEKNNENTSETIKKKSAKKFMVHFDDPVEKCFSLSKSPTPCKSNNKNAGQIQKDTTNDDNSEQLIGLSRYLNKRSSTIYDYSPKKKTIKTIKPRVKITKINNGDSKINSSKKYNVDGSSKNISTSDFSNKRNTLDTSNQIIKLSENCIIDVNKGSYAMENNAAHNKSIVPLGSVQTCTDQIRSMDDNISTPNLNSNKKIDISLDRSELPVVNYKSSVSNISCVTVRHDDTFDVRIKKICDTLDNIEYLKQSRVFDIISEDGLREEVYLNLSETFTFLDILSESNNVQLSDPITSQLITTNKTLDVIPKMESGELRNDEEITIPVTSTPKNCVEIKNDKDNRARRSPSFWEDSVHNYPIRHRDDRHRETNRWQNKTYHNYDRKYRPNKYRYHNERLQFDSRNHFQRSYHQNVKREFWEDSVRDKDKFKHKDEKRRNYRDYSKGNNWLEENERFSIPQRMSLNDLQKSHRSEDIVKKATKKPSDREINNKTPVKVSKVEHQRLLTNVDVDDFLSVVHGKKNKNII